In Candidatus Omnitrophota bacterium, the following are encoded in one genomic region:
- the ruvX gene encoding Holliday junction resolvase RuvX — MRRILGLDIGQKRIGLALSDRLGCTAQGLDTLIRANDSRDIDSLREIIKKYDVEEIVAGLPLNMNGSAGPSAEKVMGFIETLRKDLKLPVKTWDERLTSLQARGVLLQANLSRKKRKKVTDKLAAQLILQGYLESRGE; from the coding sequence ATGCGAAGGATTTTAGGATTAGACATAGGACAAAAAAGAATAGGCCTGGCTCTAAGCGATAGGCTTGGCTGCACTGCTCAGGGCCTGGATACATTAATCAGGGCCAATGATAGCCGGGACATAGACAGCTTAAGAGAGATCATTAAAAAATATGATGTTGAAGAAATAGTAGCCGGGCTTCCGTTGAATATGAATGGCTCTGCGGGGCCGTCTGCTGAGAAGGTTATGGGGTTTATTGAAACGTTAAGAAAAGATCTTAAATTACCGGTAAAAACCTGGGATGAGCGCCTGACCAGCTTGCAGGCAAGGGGCGTGCTTTTACAGGCTAACTTAAGCCGGAAGAAAAGAAAAAAAGTAACTGATAAATTAGCCGCCCAGTTGATATTACAGGGCTATTTGGAAAGTAGAGGAGAATAA